The Drechmeria coniospora strain ARSEF 6962 chromosome 02, whole genome shotgun sequence genome has a segment encoding these proteins:
- a CDS encoding hypothetical protein (related to protocatechuate 3,4-dioxygenase beta subunit) encodes MRFQSLAACTFGLLASRGLGHPGHDANEERAERLGFLSSSGKRSLDHCAEKLALRGVEKRNVLRRSQRTNAARVKRSLSARDVDAALNKSHDDTSLGYTVDTDPATLFSGNRSCVLTPEVTQGPYYVSGERVRENIVDGQDGISLFLDLQVIDVETCEPVPDVYVEIWHCNSTGVYSGVVAQGNGNSQDASNINNTFLRGIQATDADGVANFESLMPGHYTGRTTHVHVMVHTNATLYKNETLGNQIHASHVGQVFFDQELITAIEAIEPYSSNTQQLTTNAEDSIFAQEAGTSGVDPIMQYTRLGDDLNSGIFAWIAFGINTSYSGVVTPAVFLYDSGGVENQDSGMGGGSGGPGGAPPAGTPPDGGPRGGSASTAVTAAGTVTGSSSSRVNASNAAGISSSPSGSNVSPTSGTTQVLSEARGIFALLPMVATLALLPRLV; translated from the exons ATGCGGTTCCAAAGCCTCGCTGCCTGCACCTTCGGCCTGCTGGCCAGTCGAGGCCTTGGCCATCCCGGACACGATGCCAACGAGGAGAGAGCTGAGCGCCTCGGCTTCCTTAGCTCTTCCGGAAAACGCTCGCTCGACCACTGCGCCGAGAAGCTGGCCCTTCGCGGCGTTGAGAAGCGAAACGTTCTTCGCCGGTCGCAGCGGACCAACGCGGCTCGTGTCAAGCGCTCCCTCTCCGCGAgggacgtcgacgcggcccTGAACAAGTCCCACGACGACACATCCCTCGGCTACACGGTCGACACGGACCCCGCGACACTGTTCTCGGGCAACAGATCGTGCGTGCTCACGCCCGAGGTTACCCAGGGACCCTATT ACGTCTCGGGTGAACGCGTTCGGGAAaacatcgtcgacggccaggacggcATCAGCCTTTTTCTCGACTTGCAGGTCATCGACGTTGAAACGTGCGAGCCCGTCCCCGACGTATACGTCGAGATCTGGCACTGCAACTCCACCGGCGTATACTCCGGGGTTGTTGCTCAAGGCAACGGTAACTCGCAGGATGCATCAAACATCAACAATACGTTCCTCCGCGGCATCCAGGCAACCGACGCGGACGGCGTCGCCAACTTCGAGTCTCTCATGCCGGGTCATTACACGGGACGCACCACGCACGTACACGTCATGGTCCACACCAACGCGACGCTGTACAAGAACGAGACCTTGGGTAATCAGATTCACGCCAGTCACGTTGGACAGGTATTCTTCGACCAGGAGCTTATAACCGCCATCGAAGCCATCGAGCCGTACAGCAGCAACACGCAGCAGCTCACGACCAATGCCGAAGACAGCATCTTCGCCCAGGAAGCAGGCACCAGCGGCGTTGATCCCATTATGCAGTACACGCGGCTGGGAGACGACCTCAACAGTGGCATTTTCGCATGGATAGCCTTTGGCATCAACACGTCGTACTCGGGCGTCGTAACGCCAGCCGTCTTCTTGTACGACTCAGGCGGTGTGGAAAACCAGGATTCCGGCATGGGAggcggctccggcggccCGGGTGGGGCGCCGCCCGCCGGAACACCTCCTGACGGCGGTCCCAGAGGAGGCTCAGCATCTACTGCTGTGACTGCGGCCGGCACGGTGACCGGTTCATCATCATCCAGAGTGAACGCCTCAAACGCAGCCGGGATATCGTCGAGTCCGAGTGGCTCAAATGTATCGCCAACGTCGGGGACGACACAGGTATTAT